The proteins below come from a single Rosa rugosa chromosome 2, drRosRugo1.1, whole genome shotgun sequence genomic window:
- the LOC133728589 gene encoding uncharacterized protein LOC133728589, whose translation MASAAPANKIERAHLMYREGRYQEALGFYTEALSMAKTKPQKIALHSNRAACFLKLHDFKKAAEECTSVLELDYNHTGALMLRAQTLVTLKEYRSALFDVNRLIELNPSSEVYQNLEARLRTQVSLAPIPESEAELEEEEEEEDEAEPNRYGEREEQYIGKEDVVVPSREGRDQLAEVNRTTIADVIPLKTPTNKDSAEEVRDPKENSIKTTSPAEVTPDNIKLSPEKEKGWQAIPKPKGHSSLDYGRWDSVEDDSSEDDDDDDEEESRPQYRFRVKTVGVRPVK comes from the exons ATGGCATCGGCGGCGCCGGCGAACAAGATCGAGCGGGCCCACCTCATGTACCGGGAAGGGAGGTACCAGGAGGCCCTGGGATTCTACACCGAAGCCCTATCCATGGCCAAGACCAAACCCCAGAAGATTGCCCTCCACAGCAACAGAGCCGCTTGCTTCCTCAAGCTTCACGATTTCAAAAAG GCTGCAGAGGAATGTACCTCAGTGCTTGAGCTTGATTACAATCACACTGGAGCATTGATGTTGCGGGCTCAGACCCTGGTGACACTAAAGGAGTACCGCTCAGCACTCTTTGATGTTAATAGGCTCATAGAGTTAAATCCATCATCCGAAGTGTATCAGAACCTTGAAGCTCGTTTAAGGACGCAAGTG TCACTGGCTCCAATACCCGAGTCCGAAGCAGAgctagaagaagaggaagaagaagaggatgaagcAGAGCCAAATAGATATGGGGAGAGAGAAGAGCAATATATAGGAAAAGAAGATGTTGTAGTACCTTCGAGGGAAGGAAGGGATCAGCTTGCTGAGGTTAATAGGACTACTATTGCAGATGTCATCCCACTCAAGACGCCAACCAACAAGGACTCTGCTGAAGAAGTAAGGGatccaaaagaaaactctaTTAAGACTACTTCCCCGGCTGAAGTTACACCAGATAACATCAAATTATCacctgaaaaagaaaagggatgGCAAGCAATCCCAAAACCGAAGGGACACTCTTCTCTGGACTATGGACGGTGGGACAGTGTGGAAGATGACTCTAGCGAagatgatgacgatgatgatgaggaagagTCTCGACCACAGTATCGGTTCCGTGTAAAAACTGTTGGTGTTCGGCCGGTAAAGTGA
- the LOC133728590 gene encoding acetylornithine aminotransferase, mitochondrial-like, giving the protein MTSLQISPNTISQPLNLRRQFSSNLDQRVRLINGRRPVMACLSLDVEAPDTALKSGFSKSKEIIETEAKVLVGTYARTPVVLASGKGCKLYDIEGREYLDLSSGIAVNALGHGDEDWLKAVVEQANTLTHVSNVYYSIPQVELAERLVGSCFADRVFFTNSGTEANEAAIKFARKFQRHNHPDAKEPATNFISFTNSFHGRTIGALALTSKEYYRSPFEPVMPGVTFAEYGNIEATRKLIQPGKTAAVFVEPIQGEGGIYSATKEFLQFLRTACDEAGALLVFDEVQCGLGRTGYLWAHEAFGVFPDIMTLAKPLAGGLPIGAALVTERVASAIAFGDHGSTFAGAPLVCNAALAVLKKISNPNFLDSVSKKGLYFKHILNQKLGGNPHVREIRGFGLIIGVELDVPASPLVDACRSAGLLVLTAGKGNVVRLVPPLIISEQELDRAAEILYQALPVLDQKKFNLDGRKLRRSVVDVAS; this is encoded by the exons ATGACTTCCCTTCAAATCTCCCCCAACACAATTTCTCAACCTCTCAATCTCCGCCGTCAATTCAGCTCAAACTTGGACCAAAGGGTCCGACTAATCAATGGCCGGAGACCCGTGATGGCTTGCCTTAGCCTTGACGTGGAAGCACCAGATACTGCATTGAAATCAGGGTTTTCGAAGAGCAAGGAGATTATAGAGACAGAGGCGAAGGTTCTGGTAGGGACATACGCAAGAACTCCAGTGGTGTTGGCCAGTGGCAAGGGTTGTAAATTGTACGACATCGAGGGGAGAGAGTATTTGGATTTGAGCTCAGGGATTGCAGTGAATGCACTTGGACATGGTGATGAGGACTGGTTGAAGGCTGTGGTTGAACAGGCCAATACCCTCACTCATGTCAGCAATGTCTACTACTCCATCCCTCAG GTGGAACTAGCAGAGCGTTTGGTGGGCTCTTGTTTTGCAGACCGTGTGTTCTTCACTAATTCTGGAACTGAAGCAAACGAAGCAGCCATTAAATTTGCGAGGAAGTTTCAGAGACACAATCATCCCGATGCGAAAGAGCCTGCCACAAACTTCATATCTTTCACTAACAGCTTCCATGGCAGGACCATAGGTGCGCTTGCCTTGACTAGCAAAGAGTATTACAGGTCTCCGTTTGAGCCCGTCATGCCTGGAGTCACATTTGCAGAGTATGGAAATATAGAAGCTACCAGAAAATTGATTCAGCCTGGAAAAACTGCTGCGGTTTTTGTTGAACCTATCCAGGGTGAAGGGGGCATATACAGTGCTACCAAGGAGTTTCTGCAATTTCTTCGTACTGCTTGTGATGAGGCTGGGGCTCTTCTGGTGTTCGACGAG GTTCAATGTGGTTTAGGCCGAACTGGGTATCTGTGGGCGCATGAGGCATTTGGTGTGTTCCCAGATATAATGACACTAGCTAAGCCACTAGCTGGAGGCCTACCCATTGGAGCTGCATTGGTGACTGAAAGAGTTGCTTCTGCCATAGCTTTCGGTGACCATGGAAGTACTTTTGCCGGTGCACCTCTCGTGTGCAATGCTGCCTTAGCCGTTCTCAAAAAGATATCAAATCCCAATTTTCTGGACAGTGTCTCTAAGAAAGGTCTCTACTTCAAACATATCTTAAATCAGAAGCTGGGAGGAAACCCTCATGTGAGAGAAATACGCGGTTTTGGGCTTATTATTGGAGTTGAATTGGATGTCCCTGCCTCACCTCTTGTGGATGCATGTAGAAGTGCCGGCCTTCTAGTGTTAACTGCTGGAAAAGGCAATGTTGTGAGGCTAGTGCCTCCATTGATCATAAGTGAGCAGGAGCTTGATCGTGCAGCTGAGATTTTGTACCAAGCGTTGCCTGTacttgaccaaaaaaaattcaatttagaCGGAAGAAAATTGCGTCGTTCTGTTGTAGATGTTGCTTCTTAG